The sequence below is a genomic window from Hippocampus zosterae strain Florida chromosome 7, ASM2543408v3, whole genome shotgun sequence.
GACGGAGGCCGAGGTGAAGTTAAAGTAGCCGGCCTTTAGTGGACGCAGCACCACAGTGTGAGACACGTTGCTGGCTCTGAACATCCCCCGAGTTAAGATTTCAACATCATTAACGGGCAACCCGTTCCGAGTCGACGCACTTCATTTCATCTGAgacttgtttgtgtgttttggtgtgTCAAATGGGATAAGCTTCGGCTCACTCGCGACagtaatgaggacaagtgctcaAGAAAATGGACGGAAGGACGGCTGTTAACACTGCTAACGCTCTCTCAATGTACAGACACATCCAGTGGGttccaaacaaaaccaaagttgACAGTTGGCGAAACGAGTGTCAGTGTGGATGAGACTGGAGCCAGCAACATGGAGGTGTGCTTGGTGAGCTGTCATCATAGATGTTACTACTTGAGCGTTAgcaacaaaatccaaaataGACATTTGGTTTCAAGGATACGGCGCAATCCTGTCCCATTTCACGTTCAGCATTCCCGAAACAATTCCAAAGTCCTCAGGTGGGAAAGAATCGTCCGACAGCTCCACCTCCAAAGCAGCACTAGAACGCAAAGCacaacattgttgttgttttttacataGGCGCAGGGATGTTTAACATTCATACATGAGCTGAAATTAATAATCAAATAACTTGAATAATGAGAATAAAACCAGCCTCAAAGCTTTGCAGTGGCCAATTTTCCTCACTATCTAATGTCATGGACCGCTCTGTCGATCTAAATTGGCATTTTGTCCGATTCATCAATAACGGATAGTCGGTAGATAACCAGTAGGAAAatccatttgaaaaatattcagTAGCTGCGGTCTTAATTGGGTGTAGACACCGTAAAAGGACACATTCCCACCTGGAGCCCACATTGTAAATGTTGTATTGCAGGGTTAGGTCTCGGCCTTCCACGGCATAGCGGTTGAGCAACGACTTGGATGCCAGCAGACGGGCGCCCTCTTCTCCAGAGCCCAGGGCGAGCAGCGCCAGGACCAAAAAGGCGTGCAGCATCTTCATCATCTGGAATcgggatcatcatcatcattatctttCTTGGTAAGAGACGGTCTCATACCGTTTGTATACATTTGTGTCAAATTGTGAAGTTCCGGTCACACTTGACGTGCTATTAGCATGTAACCAGACGTAGGTACGAAGGTAGCACCGCACATTAACGCGTATCATTAGAAAGGTAGTATAAGCGCACGAATGTAGAAATCAAGAATATGGAGCAGAGCTGTGCTAACAACGTGGCCAGCAAGAAAAGTCAAATGTAGTCAACACTTTCGGGGATTTGACTCCAATccatgtcatttatttatttttaaatttaaaagaaTCTAAAGTTCAGCTCACTCGCATCCGCTAGATTGACTCGGAGACGCTTACGTGGACGGGACCACGCAAGaccatttccattaaaaaaaacccgatAGTTACACTAATAGCGCTAGCAATTACCAACCCGTCCTTACAGTCACGTTGAAGCGTCTTGTTCTAAAGTGACCATGTCGAGTTGAGAGCACAATTTGatgaggaaaagaagaaaacgcAAGGACAGATGGTTACCTTCTATAGCCTCTTTGCAGAACCGAGAAGCGAAGGACTTGGCGACGCGCATGCGCAGAAGTTAAAAACTGCAGTTGGCATGACGTGTACCAGGAGGTGCTGCATGTAGCTCGTTAGTTTTAGAGCGCCCTCTAACGTCATGGAGGTGATACAGGTTCTTCTGTCGACTGCGTTTAAAATCAacttgaatgttgttttttcatttaatatttcaacacaagggttaaataatgataataatacttAAATCAGGTATTTTTTTGAGAatgaaaagataaaataaaaccataCTGTATGAACACgttaacaagtcaagtcaagtcaagtcaacagtatttatatttatagagcactttcaaacagccatcgctgcatacaaagtgctgtacatggagcgatttaacatataaaataaacagtaagacgaatcagtaataagtaataagtatcTGCAATctgcaacaaataaataaatatgatccCAGATTCCGCCTACCGATTTTGGATATCAACAGGTGTTTCATACA
It includes:
- the ssr2 gene encoding translocon-associated protein subunit beta, whose amino-acid sequence is MMKMLHAFLVLALLALGSGEEGARLLASKSLLNRYAVEGRDLTLQYNIYNVGSSAALEVELSDDSFPPEDFGIVSGMLNVKWDRIAPASNVSHTVVLRPLKAGYFNFTSASVSYLAQEGGQVVVGYTSAPGQGGILAQREFDRRFSPHYLDWAAFGVMTLPSIGIPLLLWYSSKRKYDSPKPKKN